In Vanrija pseudolonga chromosome 4, complete sequence, a single window of DNA contains:
- the BH0283_2 gene encoding putative isomerase has translation MSLPRLPYQVVNAFAPTPHAGNQASVVLLPAGDPRASDDGYLQAVAADFNLAETAYLEPIDAEAKVPVYSLRWFTPVEEVPLCGHATLASAHVLFGLHPTANELAFETRFRGTLRAHREGELVRLDLPIAEVEPNTDPRLGAVVASALGFDEGDIVRIGVYDYGGPSPVVQIKPEVDLGKLEINLSKLEDKIPVILVLTQLDGTTGDAIKANARVFDPYIPDPEDPVTGSAWATLTGYYLTGLGKADAQALVGDRRLEDVPIDAHQLSARGGGMTCRLVDGRAHLVGRGWRTHVGELEVL, from the exons ATGTCCCTGCCACGCCTGCCGTACCAAGTAGTCAACGCGTTcgcgcccaccccgcacGCGGGTAACCAGGCGTCCGTGGTCCTTCTTCCCGCGGGCGACccgcgcgccagcgacgacgggtACCtccaggccgtcgcggcggatTTCAACCTCGCAGAGACGGCGTACCTGGAGCCGATTGACGCGGAGGCCAAGGTGCCAGTCTACTCGCTGCGGTGGTTCACCCCGGTCGAA GAAGTGCCCTTGTGCGGACATGCAACCCTCGCCTCCGCACACGTCCTCTTCGGCCTCCACCCCACCGCGAACGAACTGGCCTTCGAGACGCGCTTCCGcggcacgctgcgcgcgcaccgcgagggcgagctcgtgcgcctcgacctccccaTTGCCGAGGTGGAGCCCAACACCGACCCCCGCCTGGGCGCCGTAGTGGCCTCTGCGCTTGGGTTCGATGAGGGGGATATCGTCCGTATCGGGGTGTATGACTACGGTGGTCCCAGCCCCGTGGTGCAGAtcaagcccgaggtcgaTCTGGGCAAGCTCGAGATCAATCTCTCCAAGCTG GAGGACAAGATCCCCGTCATCCTCGTGCTGACCCAGCTGGACGGCACGACAGGCGACGCGATCAAAGCCAACGCGCGCGTGTTCGACCCGTACATCCCAGACCCAGAGGATCCTGTC ACCGGCTCAGCGTGGGCCACATTGACGGGATACTACCTCACTGGGCTGGGCAAGGCGGACGCCCAGGCGCTCGTGGGGGACAGACGGCTCGAGGATGTCCCAATCGACGCGCACCAGCTCAgcgcgcgtggtggaggCATGACCTGCCGCCTTGTTGACGGGCGggcg